The proteins below are encoded in one region of Archocentrus centrarchus isolate MPI-CPG fArcCen1 chromosome 13, fArcCen1, whole genome shotgun sequence:
- the LOC115790979 gene encoding probable G-protein coupled receptor 149 codes for MNSVEMSTTYQSSPAPNQSYLPTATYDTPDPSEMERQIRLLLFGLCVTIAFVTLVGGVYSLLSVLRMRKKTSLCVIVASMSVDDLLSLVPLALFMLLQWEANGGEGSGSLCTLAGLLYVFQGVSSNMKACLIAAYTFYVTKRFGVLQSVRRPLKVMWAIAGVWAVSLAVSVLPLCGWGSFTPASLGCFPESDSFYILLLFSLYFLCFCGLLFFFIPLTYQLLCSREPQRNLLYPSYLEMAGLSGTTPLCDLQSFSRDSLNKSFGAYNELSPSSCGTELREKEDSSLSPVSASVRRTAAVGDTPVVFAQKRFSMILAVVRVILWMPMMTLVLVRHAMNARSSSLETLSFFLTLLAPAVTPLFMLSERWIHMPCGCFINCKQEPTPESSVMKRRFKFNLSFQQGYGVYKLSHATMSHNSPPIEKPAYHSLFNCDFPNTGHDALQSGGLSRLEPNFDFSTTCPVDSSSHADLLLEAVAGGGEALADCPLLPHENHGDDEKFHCVPSLASHHREQDHSLTDTSSVFEGPERRLSHEECRKIELTDWEWCRSKSERTPRQRSSGGLSIPLCAFQGTVSLQAPTGKTLSLSTYEVSSDGRKISPNNAKKVEVYRSKSVGHEPSADETASGVQAGDVNASCVGMGMEIGMEMGIGAGVGDTNVKIHLEVLEICDNEEAMDSVSIISNISQSSTHARSPSLRYSRRENRFVSCDLGETASYSLLIPSSGTTEAETINITIPDTVEAHRQNSRRQTQESSGYHEEIQLLNEAYRKQAGEREE; via the exons ATGAATTCAGTGGAAATGTCCACGACGTATCAAAGCTCCCCGGCGCCTAACCAAAGCTACCTTCCAACGGCCACCTACGACACGCCAGACCCCTCCGAGATGGAGAGGCAAATCCGCCTGCTGCTTTTCGGTTTGTGCGTAACCATCGCCTTTGTAACGTTAGTTGGAGGTGTGTATTCGCTGCTATCTGTCCTCCGGATGAGgaaaaaaacctccttgtgtGTCATTGTGGCTTCCATGTCTGTGGACGACCTGCTCAGTTTGGTCCCCCTCGCTTTGTTCATGCTCCTTCAGTGGGAGGCAAATGGAGGTGAAGGGTCGGGCAGCCTGTGCACTTTAGCTGGACTTCTGTACGTGTTCCAGGGTGTTTCCAGCAATATGAAGGCTTGCCTTATAGCAGCCTACACTTTTTATGTCACCAAGAGATTTGGAGTGCTTCAGTCTGTGCGCCGGCCACTAAAAGTAATGTGGGCTATCGCCGGTGTGTGGGCGGTCAGCCTGGCCGTTAGTGTCTTACCTTTATGCGGATGGGGAAGCTTTACGCCGGCCTCTCTTGGGTGTTTCCCAGAGAGTGACAGTTTTTACATCTTGCTGCTCTTCTCtttgtattttctgtgtttttgcgGGTTGTTATTTTTCTTCATCCCCCTCACCTACCAGTTGCTGTGCTCCAGGGAGCCCCAAAGGAATTTACTGTACCCGAGCTATCTGGAGATGGCAGGACTGAGTGGCACCACTCCTCTCTGTGATTTACAGTCTTTTTCCCGGGACAGCCTGAATAAAAGTTTCGGGGCGTACAACGAACTGAGTCCAAGTTCGTGCGGGACAGAACTcagggagaaagaggacagcagTCTGTCCCCAGTGTCTGCCAGCGTTCGAAGGACAGCTGCTGTCGGGGATACGCCAGTGGTGTTTGCACAAAAGCGCTTTTCCATGATCCTGGCCGTTGTCAGAGTTATTTTATGGATGCCAATGATG acTTTGGTACTGGTACGGCATGCAATGAATGCACGCAGCTCTTCCCTGGAGACGCTGAGCTTCTTTCTCACTCTGCTTGCGCCTGCAGTCACTCCGTTATTCATGCTTTCTGAGCGCTGGATCCACATGCCATGTGGCTGCTTCATTAACTGCAAACAGGAACCAACACCAGAATCctcag TGATGAAAAGAAGATTTAAGTTCAACCTTTCCTTCCAACAAGGCTATGGAGTGTACAAGTTGTCACATGCAACCATGTCACATAACAGTCCTCCCATTGAGAAGCCTGCTTATCACAGCCTTTTTAACTGTGACTTTCCTAATACCGGTCATGATGCACTTCAAAGTGGTGGGCTCTCTAGGCTGGAGCCCAATTTTGATTTCAGCACCACATGCCCAGTGGACAGCTCCTCTCATGCAGACCTTCTATTGGAAGCAGTGGCTGGTGGAGGGGAGGCACTGGCTGATTGTCCTCTACTTCCCCATGAGAACCACGGGGATGATGAGAAATTCCACTGTGTCCCTTCGCTGGCTTCCCATCATCGGGAACAGGATCACAGTCTCACTGACACATCATCAGTGTTTGAGGGGCCTGAAAGGAGGCTTTCGCATGAAGAGTGTCGGAAAATCGAGCTGACAGACTGGGAGTGGTGCAGGAGTAAATCCGAGAGAACACCGAGACAG CGGTCATCAGGTGGGCTATCAATCCCCCTGTGCGCCTTTCAGGGAACTGTATCTTTACAAGCCCCTACAGGGAAGACGCTGTCTCTCTCCACCTACGAAGTCAGCAGTGACGGTCGAAAAATTTCCCCAAACAATGCCAAAAAG GTGGAAGTATATCGCTCCAAGTCAGTTGGCCATGAGCCCAGTGCAGATGAAACAGCATCAGGAGTCCAGGCTGGAGATGTGAATGCCAGCTGCGTAGGAATGGGGATGGAGATCGGAATGGAGATGGGGATTGGAGCTGGCGTGGGGGACACCAACGTAAAGATCCACCTTGAAGTTCTGGAGATTTGTGACAATGAAGAGGCCATGGACAGCGTCTCTATCATATCTAACATCAGTCAGTCTTCCACCCATGCCCGCTCGCCATCACTTCGTTACTCACGAAGGGAGAACCGCTTTGTCTCCTGTGACCTGGGCGAGACTGCTTCTTATTCCCTGCTCATCCCCAGCAGCGGCACTACAGAAGCAGAGACCATAAATATCACTATACCTGACACTGTGGAAGCTCATCGGCAGAACAGCCGACGGCAGACACAGGAGAGCTCGGGGTATCACGAGGAGATACAGCTGCTCAATGAGGCCTACAGAAAGcaagctggggagagggaagagtga